TGCAAGGGAAAGTCCAATGGCAATGCACAGTCCGAGAATAAGCGCTGAACTGCGGGAATGATTCATGAGAAAACCCTTTGGTTGAAAGTCCACAGAGAGTGTTCATGATAAGCGGAGCCAGAGGGAAGGTAAAGCATTCGCACTCTGTTGTCTGGGAACTTTTGCCCCGTCCTGTGCGGGGATGCCACAGATGCCTGCTTTTCAGCAGGGGGCGAGTATGGTACGCAATCCCCTAGACCCATTCTTGAATTTTATGCTTATTATGTGTTGCAGCGAAGGCTGGACAGCACATCTCTATACACTGGGGTTGAGTAATCTTCCCTTTGCACGCCTTTCGACAGGTCGGAAGGAGAAGGAGAATATATCGTGCCGAGCGAAAAGAATGTTAAGATTATTAAAGGCTATATCCAAAAATATACTCAGAAAACCGGGACATTTACGCATCCTGACCCGGAAGTGACTGACGCTGTTGTACATGGCCTTGCAGCGCATATGGATGATCTGGGCAAGCCACTGTGTCCGTGCCGCTTTTATCCTGACAAGCACGAAGAGATTAAGCAGCGGACTTGGATTTGTCCCTGTGACGACATGCAGCAGTACAAGTATTGTCACTGCATGCTCTTTGTGGCAGAAAACGGTTC
Above is a window of Desulfobaculum bizertense DSM 18034 DNA encoding:
- a CDS encoding ferredoxin-thioredoxin reductase catalytic domain-containing protein → MPSEKNVKIIKGYIQKYTQKTGTFTHPDPEVTDAVVHGLAAHMDDLGKPLCPCRFYPDKHEEIKQRTWICPCDDMQQYKYCHCMLFVAENGSPITEYLPEDHDGRLAYGEVKDPAPDKAPRCCLKK